The nucleotide window TCCGCGCTATCGTTTGAGGTCGATGTCCTGGCGCTCGCCGAGGGACTCGTTGACAACGACGAGGGCGCCCCTGTCCTGGGCCAGCAGTTGCTCGTTGGCGTTGAGGAGTTCGATGCCGTATACGGTGCCGTCGGGAGCCATGTCCACGTTCAGGGCGTCGCTCGCGCGGATGGTCTCGACGC belongs to Planctomycetota bacterium and includes:
- a CDS encoding DUF2283 domain-containing protein gives rise to the protein MQLTYDPRYNIAYIRLREKATGVETIRASDALNVDMAPDGTVYGIELLNANEQLLAQDRGALVVVNESLGERQDIDLKR